One Amorphoplanes digitatis genomic window carries:
- a CDS encoding M1 family metallopeptidase: MLRRAALVLAVAATFLLTAIAPAGAYPTLFQPGSAGIGDPYFPLAGNGGYDVRHYGLDITYAPATDALAGVATISAVATQDLSSFNLDFDGLTLRSLTVDRQPAAWSRANGELTVTPRRGLRRGQPFTVVARYDGVPQVIQDPNLGASGVFATDDGMVIVGQPEVASTWFPVNDHPLDKASYTIRITAPQGLESVSNGVLVGRTTRRGWTTTTWDAKEPMASYLATATVGEYRVKAYKAGGIKYLDALDPKLFTPPAVPRTGSRMAMTQDGQPAYKRLTRTIAVPAGGANLSFHVTRDTEDGWDFFFVEARTAGAQDWTTLPDANGHSPADTGAACLYAPDLHPFLLHYLTPGADDACAATGSSGRWWAASGGSDGYEPWTIDLSGYAGRTVEVSLSAVNDQSVTFAGAFVDDVVVSTGEGSTSFEDDGDTLDGWAPGGPPAGSPANPSNWISGTAADGPPTLGDTAAGSLAREPEIVGFLSGVFGPYPFSASGGIVDSTSAFGFALENQTRPVYAQGFFGTPQDGDAVVVHELAHQWYGDSLALARWQDIWLNEGFATYAEWLWSEREGLGTAQQNFDFLYGIFADDPTFWALPVGDPGPEHLFDTPVYVRGGMTLHMLRRTVGDPAFFRILRTWASANRGGNVTTGEFVDLAERISGRSLDKLFETWLFSPIRPEVAMAPVTAAKVAGPTPVVKRWLRR; encoded by the coding sequence ATGTTGCGCAGAGCCGCCCTAGTCCTCGCCGTCGCTGCCACCTTTCTCCTGACCGCGATCGCCCCGGCGGGCGCCTATCCCACCCTGTTCCAGCCGGGGTCGGCGGGCATCGGCGACCCGTACTTCCCGCTCGCCGGCAACGGCGGCTACGACGTGCGGCACTACGGGCTGGACATCACCTACGCGCCGGCGACGGACGCCCTGGCCGGCGTCGCGACGATCAGCGCGGTGGCGACGCAGGACCTGTCCTCGTTCAACCTGGACTTCGACGGGCTGACCCTGCGGTCGCTGACCGTCGACCGGCAGCCCGCCGCCTGGAGCCGGGCGAACGGCGAGCTGACCGTGACACCGCGCCGCGGCCTGCGCCGGGGACAGCCGTTCACGGTGGTGGCCCGCTACGACGGCGTGCCGCAGGTCATCCAGGACCCCAACCTGGGCGCCTCCGGCGTCTTCGCCACCGACGACGGCATGGTCATCGTCGGGCAGCCCGAGGTCGCCTCGACCTGGTTCCCGGTCAACGACCACCCGCTCGACAAGGCCTCCTACACGATCAGGATCACCGCGCCGCAGGGCCTGGAGTCGGTCTCCAACGGCGTGCTGGTCGGCCGCACCACCCGGCGCGGCTGGACCACGACGACCTGGGACGCCAAGGAGCCGATGGCCTCCTACCTGGCCACCGCCACCGTCGGCGAATACCGGGTGAAGGCCTACAAGGCGGGCGGGATCAAGTACCTGGACGCGCTCGACCCGAAGCTGTTCACGCCGCCGGCCGTGCCGCGCACCGGCAGCCGGATGGCGATGACCCAGGACGGCCAGCCGGCGTACAAGCGGCTGACCCGGACCATCGCCGTGCCCGCCGGCGGCGCGAACCTGAGCTTCCACGTCACCCGCGACACCGAGGACGGCTGGGACTTCTTCTTCGTCGAGGCCCGCACGGCCGGCGCGCAGGACTGGACCACCCTGCCGGACGCCAACGGGCACAGCCCGGCGGACACCGGCGCCGCCTGCCTCTACGCGCCGGACCTGCACCCGTTCCTGCTGCACTACCTGACGCCCGGCGCCGACGACGCCTGCGCGGCCACCGGCAGCAGCGGCCGGTGGTGGGCCGCGAGCGGCGGCAGCGACGGCTACGAGCCGTGGACGATCGACCTCTCCGGCTACGCGGGCCGTACGGTCGAGGTCTCGCTCAGCGCGGTCAACGACCAGTCGGTCACGTTCGCGGGAGCCTTCGTGGACGACGTGGTCGTCTCGACCGGCGAGGGCAGCACGTCCTTCGAGGACGACGGCGACACCCTCGACGGCTGGGCGCCCGGCGGGCCGCCGGCCGGCAGCCCGGCCAACCCGAGCAACTGGATCTCGGGTACGGCCGCCGACGGGCCGCCGACGCTGGGCGACACCGCCGCCGGTTCGCTGGCCCGCGAGCCCGAGATCGTCGGCTTCCTCTCCGGCGTCTTCGGGCCGTACCCCTTCTCTGCCTCCGGCGGCATCGTCGACAGCACCAGCGCGTTCGGCTTCGCGCTGGAGAACCAGACCCGCCCGGTGTACGCGCAGGGCTTCTTCGGCACCCCGCAGGACGGCGACGCCGTGGTGGTGCACGAACTCGCGCACCAGTGGTACGGCGACAGCCTGGCCCTCGCGCGCTGGCAGGACATCTGGCTCAACGAGGGCTTCGCGACGTACGCGGAGTGGCTGTGGAGCGAGCGCGAAGGCCTCGGCACGGCACAGCAGAACTTCGACTTCCTCTACGGCATCTTCGCCGACGACCCCACGTTCTGGGCGCTGCCGGTCGGCGACCCCGGCCCGGAGCACCTGTTCGACACGCCGGTCTACGTGCGCGGCGGCATGACGCTGCACATGCTGCGCCGGACGGTTGGCGACCCCGCGTTCTTCCGGATCCTGCGGACCTGGGCCTCGGCCAACCGCGGCGGCAACGTCACCACCGGCGAGTTCGTCGACCTGGCCGAGCGGATCTCCGGCCGGTCGCTGGACAAGCTCTTCGAGACCTGGCTCTTCAGCCCGATCCGCCCGGAGGTGGCGATGGCGCCGGTGACCGCCGCGAAGGTCGCCGGGCCGACCCCGGTCGTCAAGCGCTGGCTGCGGCGCTGA
- a CDS encoding DUF6461 domain-containing protein has product MDDLEHARRLIAELGESFCLTFVKDAGPGEALARMGGCPDTLRERGPGELSGPATAAAVPLGAWTVVIEPGGGLGADHALLETASRGSAAVSVLRGEQSTAHFGYAVDGTTVAGFDPGYPTEETIWGADPGMLRHLMDALGLRPPSDDTETTWQDAEARAIVLAQRITGVRVPEAPLGAARLSARLEPWFVTPARPGDLLRAGRRAPHAADLVAAAEAAAPGVQRAVAVAEVRRQAAALGVADAPGLTEALDAAATGAGTGVAADSPLGLRVRDWLAAPGDDGLGWFVMSLRGVLGADPRVAVLAALRPLATGPAALADDAARESALRDLRGQDR; this is encoded by the coding sequence GTGGATGACCTTGAGCATGCCCGGCGGCTCATCGCCGAACTCGGCGAGAGCTTCTGCCTGACTTTCGTCAAGGACGCCGGGCCGGGCGAGGCGCTGGCGCGGATGGGCGGCTGCCCGGACACCCTGCGGGAGCGTGGGCCCGGCGAGCTGTCCGGCCCGGCGACCGCCGCCGCGGTCCCCCTCGGCGCCTGGACCGTGGTGATCGAGCCCGGTGGCGGCCTCGGCGCCGATCACGCGCTGCTGGAGACGGCCTCGCGCGGCTCCGCGGCGGTCTCGGTGCTGCGCGGCGAGCAGTCCACCGCGCACTTCGGTTACGCCGTCGACGGGACGACGGTCGCTGGCTTCGACCCCGGCTATCCGACCGAGGAGACGATCTGGGGCGCCGACCCGGGCATGCTGCGCCACCTGATGGACGCGCTGGGGCTGCGGCCGCCGTCCGACGACACCGAGACGACGTGGCAGGACGCCGAGGCCCGGGCGATCGTGCTGGCGCAGCGGATCACCGGCGTCCGGGTGCCGGAGGCGCCGCTGGGCGCCGCCCGGCTCTCGGCGCGGCTCGAGCCCTGGTTCGTCACCCCCGCCCGGCCCGGCGACCTGCTGCGCGCCGGGCGGCGCGCCCCGCACGCGGCGGACCTGGTCGCCGCCGCGGAGGCGGCCGCGCCCGGCGTCCAGCGGGCGGTCGCGGTGGCGGAGGTACGCCGGCAGGCGGCCGCGCTCGGCGTCGCGGACGCGCCCGGCCTGACCGAGGCGCTCGACGCCGCCGCGACCGGCGCCGGCACCGGCGTCGCCGCCGACTCGCCCCTGGGGCTGCGGGTCCGGGACTGGCTGGCGGCGCCCGGCGACGACGGGCTCGGCTGGTTCGTCATGAGCCTGCGGGGCGTGCTGGGCGCCGACCCGCGGGTGGCCGTGCTCGCCGCCCTGCGGCCGCTCGCCACGGGCCCGGCCGCCCTGGCCGACGACGCGGCCCGGGAGTCGGCCCTGCGCGACCTACGCGGTCAGGACCGCTGA
- a CDS encoding serine hydrolase domain-containing protein, giving the protein MADVTDQYLYRDALTTGKSWWERQGDLIMRRPFNEWTFTHMNRLLPTERVSRGGFRFPLAGRSRPLALTYRFDGREYTLPDLHRRTFTTAFVVLHRGELVHETYPGTFAGPRARFQLFSLSKSVTSMLIGIALAEGAIGGLDDPVTDYRPDFAGTAYDGTTLADLLDMSSGVGGLEKWDVPGADIKRFEAACLGRGTVLDVLRGARRTALPGARFNYSTLDSQLLGWVLEAATGRTLARYAAERLWSRIGADRDAYYWLSRSRPRTAIGGGSLNATARDVARLGLIMSHEGRIAGEQIVPRSWVRRTAVRNVPHLAVGALGPSGYDHYGYAGQWWTLAGDHRAFAGLGVHGQYLFVDPVADVVIVKTSAWPTEDDEPRDRETITALSRIAEHLSARSAVLTA; this is encoded by the coding sequence ATGGCCGACGTGACCGACCAGTATCTCTACCGGGACGCCCTGACCACGGGAAAGTCCTGGTGGGAGCGCCAGGGCGACCTGATCATGCGCCGCCCGTTCAACGAGTGGACTTTCACCCACATGAACCGGCTGCTGCCCACCGAGCGGGTGTCGCGGGGTGGGTTCCGGTTTCCACTGGCGGGCCGGTCACGGCCCCTCGCGCTGACCTACCGGTTCGACGGCCGCGAGTACACCCTGCCGGATCTGCACCGCCGGACGTTCACCACGGCGTTCGTCGTGCTGCACCGCGGCGAGCTCGTGCACGAGACCTACCCGGGTACCTTCGCCGGGCCGCGCGCCCGGTTTCAGCTCTTCTCGCTGTCGAAGTCGGTCACCTCGATGCTCATCGGCATCGCCCTGGCCGAGGGCGCCATCGGCGGCCTCGACGACCCGGTCACCGACTACCGGCCCGACTTCGCCGGCACGGCCTACGACGGCACCACCCTGGCCGACCTGCTCGACATGTCCAGCGGCGTCGGCGGCCTGGAGAAGTGGGACGTGCCCGGCGCGGACATCAAGCGCTTCGAGGCGGCCTGCCTGGGCCGCGGCACCGTCCTCGACGTGCTGCGCGGCGCACGCCGCACCGCACTGCCGGGCGCGCGCTTCAACTACTCGACCCTCGACTCGCAGCTTCTCGGCTGGGTGCTCGAGGCGGCCACCGGCCGCACCCTGGCCCGGTACGCCGCCGAGCGGCTGTGGAGCCGCATCGGCGCCGACCGCGACGCGTACTACTGGCTCTCCCGGTCCCGGCCGCGGACGGCGATCGGCGGCGGCTCGCTCAACGCGACCGCCCGCGACGTGGCCCGCCTCGGGCTGATCATGTCGCACGAGGGCCGGATCGCCGGCGAGCAGATCGTGCCCCGGTCCTGGGTGCGCCGCACCGCCGTCCGCAACGTCCCGCACCTGGCCGTCGGCGCGCTGGGCCCCAGCGGCTACGACCACTACGGGTACGCCGGCCAGTGGTGGACCCTCGCCGGCGACCACCGTGCCTTCGCCGGCCTCGGGGTGCACGGCCAGTACCTCTTCGTCGACCCGGTGGCCGACGTCGTGATCGTCAAGACCAGCGCCTGGCCGACCGAGGACGACGAGCCACGTGACCGCGAGACCATCACCGCGCTGAGCCGGATCGCGGAGCACCTCTCCGCGAGGTCAGCGGTCCTGACCGCGTAG
- a CDS encoding Xaa-Pro dipeptidyl-peptidase gives MRSVRSVAHTLAAITTAALTVLATAAVAQAAPVASGTEPVHDYAQAIREQVWVQTGVDSDADGRPDRVAVRIIRPRTDAKVPVIFQASPYYAGLNDVPNHDDIDRGAAAARRAAEPGADRAAESIFFAGYLDNYFVPRGYAVVFADSLGSGGSDGCPTSGGRNETLGMKAVVDWFNGRAPGFDAAGAPVRADWSTGRTGMIGVSYNGTLPNAVAATGVRGLETIVPIAAISSWYDYYRANGGVVAPGGFQGEDTDVLAKAVLTRANPEVCAGVMADLEREQDRVTGDYSRYWAERDYLRDVDKVRASVLLVHGLHDDNVRTIQAGQWWDALARRHVPRKIWLHQAGHNDPFNVRRAEWLSTLHRWFDQWLYKIDTGVMREPMADVEVAPNVWRTSRTWPPSGTRPTAMFLGGSGLAPRPSAAGVRQSFVDDPAQTAGELADDETSADPNRLAYLSEPLAAETRLSGTPRVTVRADLDGASPYLTALLVDYGVADRYAGVRSLSVQDCVGPGIPGDPGCFNRREYVTAQTSSEIVTRGWLDVRNRRSAAHSTPVRAGKTYTFTWDLQTQDHVFAAGHRIGLVLISTDRDHTLRYPAGTEVGVRLGVSRVVLPLSR, from the coding sequence ATGCGATCCGTCCGAAGTGTGGCGCACACCCTCGCCGCCATCACCACCGCCGCCCTCACGGTCCTGGCGACAGCCGCGGTGGCGCAGGCCGCCCCGGTCGCCAGCGGCACCGAACCGGTCCACGACTACGCGCAGGCCATCCGCGAGCAGGTCTGGGTGCAGACCGGGGTCGACAGCGACGCCGACGGCAGGCCCGACCGGGTCGCCGTCCGCATCATCCGGCCCCGCACCGATGCCAAGGTGCCGGTGATCTTCCAGGCCAGCCCCTACTACGCCGGGCTCAACGACGTACCGAACCACGACGACATCGACCGCGGCGCGGCCGCCGCCCGGCGCGCCGCCGAGCCCGGCGCCGACCGCGCGGCCGAGTCCATCTTCTTCGCCGGCTACCTCGACAACTACTTCGTGCCGCGCGGCTACGCGGTGGTCTTCGCCGACAGCCTCGGCAGCGGCGGCTCCGACGGCTGCCCGACCTCGGGCGGGCGCAACGAGACCCTCGGCATGAAGGCCGTCGTGGACTGGTTCAACGGTCGCGCGCCGGGCTTCGACGCCGCCGGCGCACCGGTGCGGGCCGACTGGTCGACCGGGCGCACCGGCATGATCGGCGTCTCCTACAACGGCACCCTGCCGAACGCGGTCGCCGCGACCGGCGTGCGCGGGCTGGAGACGATCGTGCCCATCGCCGCGATCTCGAGCTGGTACGACTACTACCGGGCCAACGGCGGGGTGGTGGCGCCCGGTGGCTTCCAGGGCGAGGACACCGACGTGCTCGCCAAGGCGGTGCTGACCCGCGCGAACCCGGAGGTCTGCGCCGGCGTGATGGCGGACCTGGAGCGCGAACAGGACCGGGTCACCGGCGACTACAGCCGCTACTGGGCCGAGCGCGACTACCTGCGCGACGTGGACAAGGTGCGCGCCAGCGTGCTGCTGGTGCACGGCCTGCACGACGACAACGTCCGGACGATCCAGGCCGGGCAGTGGTGGGACGCGCTGGCCCGCCGGCACGTGCCGCGCAAGATCTGGCTGCACCAGGCCGGGCACAACGACCCGTTCAACGTACGCCGCGCCGAGTGGCTGAGCACCCTGCACCGCTGGTTCGATCAGTGGCTGTACAAGATCGACACTGGCGTCATGCGCGAGCCGATGGCCGACGTCGAGGTCGCGCCGAACGTGTGGCGTACCTCCCGCACCTGGCCGCCGTCGGGCACGCGGCCCACCGCGATGTTCCTGGGCGGGTCCGGCCTGGCGCCGCGGCCGTCCGCGGCCGGCGTCCGGCAGTCCTTCGTCGACGACCCGGCGCAGACCGCGGGTGAGCTCGCCGACGACGAGACGAGCGCCGACCCGAACCGGCTGGCGTACCTGTCCGAGCCGCTCGCCGCCGAGACCCGGCTGTCCGGCACGCCCCGGGTGACCGTCCGCGCCGACCTGGACGGCGCGTCGCCCTACCTGACCGCGCTGCTCGTCGACTACGGCGTCGCGGACCGCTACGCCGGGGTGCGGTCGCTGTCGGTGCAGGACTGCGTCGGCCCCGGCATCCCCGGTGATCCGGGCTGCTTCAACCGCCGGGAGTACGTCACCGCGCAGACCTCCTCCGAGATCGTCACCCGCGGCTGGCTCGACGTGCGCAACCGGCGCTCCGCCGCGCACAGCACGCCCGTGCGTGCCGGGAAGACGTACACGTTCACCTGGGACCTCCAGACGCAGGACCACGTCTTCGCGGCCGGTCACCGGATCGGCCTGGTGCTCATCTCCACCGACCGGGACCACACCCTGAGGTACCCGGCCGGCACCGAGGTCGGCGTGCGGCTGGGCGTCTCCCGGGTCGTGCTGCCGCTCTCCCGCTGA
- a CDS encoding galactose oxidase early set domain-containing protein, with product MNRPALPLFSRRDRIRTAQVVVLTLLLVLAVPGRSFAGANLLSNPGLEVLAADGFPVCWERSGWGDSTHTFEVTHAAPHGGTNAMQVTVGAISSGDRKALMLENPSCAPNVTPGHQYDLTAWYKTTTANTVMTMFRHDVAQGWVYWTDLATLAVTTTWTPRTVRTPPVPAGTDQIVWGVTIYGAGTLETDDYSMVDATQPAPGTSCSAGPACTAGAWQVMPFESPVRGIHAVVLKNGDVLLVAGSGNDPAAFAAGSFTTAVYRPRTGTFTAVPTPADLFCSGHVQLADGRVLIMGGNKDYPAVDGSHGYKGLRDSFVFDPDTMAYTRVNDMSGGSWYPSATVLGNGDVVSLGGLGEDSSGTVATQYFDSSDQRWLPLGEANQTWSFWGLYPSMILMQDGRLFYTGSHVFGNGLPGTGASIYDYGANTITPVTGLRAKDERDQSMSVLLPPAQDQRVLTLGGGNIDTNPDANRLTDLIDLKQATPVYRPGPQLPTGTLTGGVPQTAAQGKMYVSAVLLPDGKVFETGGGLHNRADPVYEASMFDPATDTFTPGMATDPVPRTYHSSAFLLPDGRVMAVGDNPGNGTFEMRISVYSPPYLFKGGRPQILSVAGQQWAYGTSKQITVDGPILKASLIRPEAVTHSSDPNQRYIDLPMTVNGNTIGLNLTSNPNLAPPGWYMLFVVGTNGVPSVAQWVQVK from the coding sequence GTGAACCGCCCGGCCCTGCCGCTCTTCAGCCGGCGCGACCGGATCCGGACGGCCCAGGTCGTCGTCCTGACCCTGCTGCTCGTGCTGGCCGTGCCGGGCCGCTCCTTCGCGGGCGCCAACCTGCTCAGCAACCCCGGCCTCGAGGTGCTCGCCGCCGACGGCTTCCCGGTCTGCTGGGAGCGGTCCGGCTGGGGCGACAGCACGCACACCTTCGAGGTGACCCACGCGGCGCCGCACGGCGGCACCAACGCCATGCAGGTCACCGTCGGCGCGATCAGCAGCGGCGACCGCAAGGCCCTGATGCTGGAGAACCCGTCCTGCGCGCCGAACGTGACGCCGGGCCACCAGTACGACCTCACGGCCTGGTACAAGACCACCACCGCGAACACGGTCATGACGATGTTCCGGCACGACGTGGCGCAGGGCTGGGTCTACTGGACCGACCTCGCGACGCTGGCCGTCACGACCACGTGGACCCCGCGGACGGTCCGCACGCCGCCGGTGCCCGCCGGCACCGACCAGATCGTCTGGGGCGTCACCATCTACGGCGCCGGCACGCTGGAGACCGACGACTACTCGATGGTCGACGCGACGCAGCCCGCGCCCGGCACCTCGTGCAGCGCCGGCCCGGCCTGTACCGCCGGCGCCTGGCAGGTCATGCCGTTCGAGTCGCCGGTCCGCGGCATCCACGCCGTGGTGCTCAAGAACGGCGACGTGCTGCTCGTCGCCGGCTCCGGCAACGACCCGGCCGCGTTCGCCGCCGGCAGCTTCACCACCGCCGTCTACCGGCCCCGGACGGGCACCTTCACCGCCGTGCCGACCCCGGCGGACCTGTTCTGCTCCGGCCACGTCCAGCTCGCCGACGGGCGGGTGCTCATCATGGGCGGCAACAAGGACTATCCGGCGGTCGACGGCAGCCACGGCTACAAGGGGCTGCGCGACTCGTTCGTCTTCGACCCGGACACCATGGCGTACACCAGGGTCAACGACATGTCGGGCGGCTCCTGGTATCCCTCGGCGACGGTGCTGGGCAACGGCGACGTCGTCTCCCTCGGCGGCCTCGGCGAGGACTCGTCCGGCACCGTCGCGACGCAGTACTTCGACAGCTCCGACCAGCGCTGGCTCCCGCTCGGCGAGGCCAACCAGACCTGGAGCTTCTGGGGCCTGTACCCGTCGATGATCCTCATGCAGGACGGCCGGCTCTTCTACACGGGCAGCCACGTCTTCGGCAACGGCCTGCCCGGAACCGGCGCGTCCATCTACGACTACGGCGCGAACACCATCACCCCCGTGACCGGCCTGCGCGCCAAGGACGAGCGCGACCAGTCGATGAGCGTGCTGCTGCCGCCGGCGCAGGACCAGCGGGTGCTGACCCTCGGCGGCGGCAACATCGACACCAACCCGGACGCCAACCGGCTCACCGACCTGATCGACCTCAAGCAGGCCACCCCGGTCTACCGGCCCGGCCCGCAGCTGCCGACCGGCACGCTGACCGGCGGCGTGCCGCAGACGGCCGCGCAGGGCAAGATGTACGTCTCCGCGGTGCTGCTGCCCGACGGCAAGGTCTTCGAGACCGGCGGCGGCCTGCACAACCGGGCCGACCCGGTGTACGAGGCGTCGATGTTCGACCCGGCGACGGACACGTTCACCCCGGGGATGGCGACCGACCCGGTGCCGCGCACCTACCACTCGTCGGCGTTCCTGCTGCCCGACGGGCGGGTGATGGCCGTCGGCGACAACCCCGGCAACGGCACGTTCGAGATGCGGATCTCGGTCTACTCGCCGCCGTACCTGTTCAAGGGCGGCCGCCCGCAGATCCTGAGCGTGGCCGGGCAGCAGTGGGCGTACGGGACCAGCAAGCAGATCACCGTGGACGGCCCGATCCTCAAGGCGTCCCTGATCCGCCCGGAGGCCGTCACCCACTCCAGCGATCCGAACCAGCGCTACATCGACCTGCCGATGACCGTCAACGGCAACACCATCGGGCTGAACCTGACGAGCAACCCGAACCTGGCGCCGCCCGGCTGGTACATGCTCTTCGTGGTCGGCACCAACGGCGTGCCGTCGGTCGCGCAGTGGGTCCAGGTCAAGTGA
- a CDS encoding glycosyltransferase: MTLTADDRPVSDFRATLTGVIGELQVATALRQTIVIPTFNERDNIETLLRRLVAALPASDSEIVFVDDSTDDTPDVIRRAARTCPIPITVHHRERGAGGLGGAVVEGMRLARGAWIVVLDADLQHPPEIVPDLIAAGLRDGADLVVGTRYAGGGGSDGLDGGYRRFVSGGSTFATKLIFRNSLSRVSDPMSGLFAVRTSSLEVEQLRPLGYKVLLELVVRNRPGRIVEVPYTFQRRHAGESKSTFAEGVRFLKHLAILRFGAERTRMLAFALIGVSGLLPNQLALWFLTQVGVHYLPAAVVANLVAVGWNFALTDTLLYRNRRHRSLGGRMGRFFVMGNVDLLLRIPMLALLVGGAHVGVLAANLITLLTSFVLRFLVLDKVIYRARPKTAAVETA, encoded by the coding sequence GTGACCCTCACCGCCGACGACCGCCCGGTAAGCGACTTCCGGGCCACCCTGACCGGCGTGATCGGCGAACTGCAGGTGGCGACGGCGCTGCGGCAGACCATCGTCATCCCGACCTTCAACGAGCGCGACAACATCGAGACGCTGCTGCGGCGGCTGGTGGCGGCGCTGCCGGCGAGCGACTCGGAGATCGTCTTCGTCGACGACAGCACCGACGACACCCCGGACGTGATCCGCCGCGCGGCGCGGACCTGCCCGATCCCGATCACGGTGCACCACCGCGAGCGCGGCGCCGGCGGGCTCGGCGGCGCGGTCGTCGAGGGCATGCGGCTGGCGCGGGGCGCCTGGATCGTGGTGCTGGACGCCGACCTCCAGCACCCGCCGGAGATAGTGCCGGACCTGATCGCGGCCGGCCTGCGCGACGGCGCGGACCTGGTCGTCGGCACCCGGTACGCGGGCGGCGGCGGCAGCGACGGACTCGACGGCGGCTACCGCAGGTTCGTCTCCGGCGGCTCGACCTTCGCGACCAAGCTGATCTTCCGCAACTCGCTGTCGCGGGTGAGCGACCCGATGAGCGGGCTCTTCGCCGTGCGCACCAGCTCCCTCGAGGTCGAGCAGCTTCGCCCGCTGGGCTACAAGGTGCTGCTCGAACTCGTCGTGCGCAACCGGCCCGGCCGCATCGTCGAGGTGCCGTACACGTTCCAGCGGCGCCACGCCGGCGAGTCCAAGTCGACGTTCGCCGAGGGCGTCCGGTTCCTCAAGCACCTCGCGATCCTGCGCTTCGGCGCGGAACGCACCCGGATGCTGGCCTTCGCCCTCATCGGCGTCTCCGGCCTGCTGCCCAACCAGCTCGCGCTGTGGTTCCTCACCCAGGTCGGCGTGCACTACCTGCCGGCCGCGGTGGTGGCGAACCTGGTCGCGGTCGGGTGGAACTTCGCCCTGACCGACACCCTGCTGTACCGCAACCGCCGGCACCGCAGCCTCGGCGGCCGGATGGGCCGCTTCTTCGTGATGGGCAACGTGGACCTGCTGCTGCGGATCCCGATGCTGGCCCTGCTCGTCGGCGGCGCGCACGTCGGCGTGCTGGCCGCCAATCTGATCACGCTGCTGACCTCCTTCGTGCTGCGCTTCCTCGTCCTCGACAAGGTCATCTACCGGGCCCGGCCCAAGACCGCCGCCGTGGAGACCGCGTGA
- a CDS encoding ArnT family glycosyltransferase — translation MSLLVDAPIEVVTAPAVPETVRRSGSRTDLYLAGGLTALVLFVLAWNITGFPTATDDEGTYLAQAWAVGHGHGLAHYTYWYDHPPLAWIQLAGLAWLPAALAPDLLAVAGGRLAMLPVVAVSLLLVYLIGRRLNFSRWAAALALLTFGLSPLAVTMNRQIYLDSFAVAWMLGALALALSPRKHLWHYAAAGAATAVSVLSKETMLITVPAVLVAMWQNAARTATRPWAFGGYVSGIVLVGAFYPLYALLRGELFPGPGHVSLIGAWQFQLMSRSGSGTVLDEGSGSRSLIAAWLYYDTVILAAGLVATALALAVRRLRAPAVAATILALVALRPGGYLPAMYVVQILPFFAIVIAGVVEEGTIRLRPGRSWWRWSILALAAAAALTLVLPRWYVGDRRALTTNDNAQYVAAANYLRTQVPDRPGTTVVLDDVLWLDAVNAGYRRENVIWFYKLDLDTEVAARLPAGWRDVDYIVSTPALRQDPGSLPMVTKLLTNSTAIASFGPQDGRIEIRRIDKEKP, via the coding sequence ATGAGCCTTCTCGTAGATGCTCCGATCGAGGTCGTCACGGCTCCCGCCGTACCGGAAACCGTGCGCCGGAGCGGGTCGCGGACGGACCTGTATCTCGCGGGCGGCCTGACCGCCCTGGTGCTCTTCGTCCTGGCCTGGAACATCACCGGCTTCCCGACCGCGACCGACGACGAGGGCACCTACCTCGCACAGGCCTGGGCGGTGGGGCACGGTCACGGCCTGGCCCACTACACCTATTGGTACGACCACCCGCCGCTCGCCTGGATCCAGCTCGCCGGTCTCGCGTGGCTGCCGGCCGCGCTCGCGCCCGACCTGCTCGCCGTCGCCGGTGGCCGCCTCGCGATGCTGCCGGTCGTCGCGGTCAGCCTGCTGCTTGTCTACCTGATCGGCCGGCGGCTGAACTTCTCCCGGTGGGCCGCGGCCCTGGCGCTGCTGACGTTCGGCCTGTCGCCGCTGGCGGTCACCATGAACCGGCAGATCTACCTGGACAGCTTCGCGGTGGCGTGGATGCTCGGCGCCCTGGCGCTCGCGCTCTCGCCGCGCAAGCACCTGTGGCACTACGCCGCCGCCGGCGCCGCGACCGCCGTCTCGGTGCTGTCCAAGGAGACGATGCTCATCACCGTGCCGGCGGTGCTGGTGGCGATGTGGCAGAACGCCGCGCGGACCGCCACCCGGCCGTGGGCGTTCGGCGGCTACGTCAGCGGCATCGTGCTGGTCGGCGCCTTCTACCCGCTGTACGCGCTGCTGCGCGGCGAGCTGTTCCCCGGCCCCGGCCACGTGTCGCTCATCGGGGCCTGGCAGTTCCAGCTGATGTCGCGCTCCGGCTCCGGCACCGTCCTCGACGAGGGCTCAGGCTCGCGCTCGCTGATCGCCGCGTGGCTCTACTACGACACGGTGATCCTGGCGGCCGGCCTGGTCGCCACCGCGCTCGCGCTCGCCGTGCGCCGGCTGCGGGCACCCGCGGTCGCCGCGACGATCCTCGCGCTCGTCGCGCTGCGGCCCGGCGGCTACCTGCCCGCCATGTACGTCGTGCAGATCCTGCCGTTCTTCGCCATCGTCATCGCGGGCGTCGTCGAGGAGGGCACGATCCGGCTGCGGCCGGGCCGGTCCTGGTGGCGCTGGTCGATCCTCGCTCTGGCCGCAGCGGCGGCGCTCACCCTGGTGCTGCCCCGCTGGTACGTCGGCGACCGCCGGGCGCTGACCACGAACGACAACGCGCAGTACGTGGCGGCGGCGAACTATCTGCGCACCCAGGTGCCGGACCGCCCGGGCACCACGGTGGTCCTCGACGACGTGCTCTGGCTGGACGCCGTCAACGCCGGATACCGGCGGGAGAACGTGATCTGGTTCTACAAGCTGGACCTCGACACGGAGGTCGCCGCCCGGCTGCCCGCCGGCTGGCGCGACGTCGACTACATCGTCTCCACGCCGGCGTTGCGCCAGGACCCCGGTTCCCTGCCGATGGTGACCAAGCTGCTGACGAATTCCACGGCGATCGCCTCGTTCGGCCCGCAGGACGGCCGTATCGAGATCCGCCGGATCGACAAGGAGAAGCCGTGA